The segment ATTGTAATgatgtggcatgaccttaaacaggttaaaccttccaatgtggctgaattaaaacaattctgcaaagaagagtgggctaaaattcctccacagtgatgtgaaagactcactGCCAGTTATCACAAATGGTTGATTGTAGTTGTTTTTGATATTAGGTTaagcagttattaggtttagggagcaattactttttcacatagggccatgaaggtttggacagctttttcctcttaataaatgaagtcatcatttaaaaactacattttgtatttactattTTGTGTAATCTAAAGATTtgttgatgatctgaatcatttaagagtgtcaaatatgcaaaaaaatgggTGATTTGACCGGAACCATATCATGATTGTGGTGTTTCTTGTATCCAGTGCTTATTACCCATAAAAAAGGGGTCCAAGGAAGAATAACAGATGAATAGGTGACTTGCAACTTACCTGGGAAAAAGATGGTGCCAGGTTGCACTATACAAGCAGAGAGAGCATGATGCTCTGAGCAATGTTCTGCTAGGAAACCTTGGTTTTTAGATAGTCAGCTGtcctagttagctagttagtttctgttaattcatgttgcatgtatgtactgtagcaccttggtcATAGAGGCACACTGTTCTGTTTCGGTTATAAAAGCCAACTTAACTTCTTGGCATTCATATGGATGTAACCTTACCTCGTACagtaccacctacctaaacattgttggaGACTAAGTACACCACTTCATTAAAGAAGTATTTTCTAATACCAAGACCCTCTTTCAGCTGGATAATGCATTTTGCTACACCAAAAAATGTTCAGGGATGGTTTAAGGAGCATGAAAATTAGTTTTGACTTGGcatccaaattccccagatctgaATCCCAATGACCATCTGCAGGATATGCTGGACTACATCCAATCGATTGAGACCTCTCCTCGCATCTCTCCATACAGTACttaaataatctgctgataaCATCTTGGTGCCAGATTCCAAAGCACACCTTTAGAGGTCTTGTGAAGACCAAGCCTCAAGGGGTTTGGGCAGCGAAAGAGGGACCTACATAATATTCTATGGcaggtgtttttaatgttatgactaatcagtatacagtacattacagtccaattaaatacatttttctctCCACATTTTTTGTCTAGTTAAGAATTTGGAATCAGAGCGCAAGCTCGGGGACGATACCATTCCCTTGGAGCAGAAAGGGGTAAAGGGTCTTTCTCAAGGGCCAAATAGAGCAGCAACCTACTATATGCATGTTCCCAGGCTAGCCCAAAGTCCATAAAGAGCCCTGAAGCATTAGGTGGAAGTGATAAAGAGGTTACTCTGTCCAAAACCACATAAGTCCGTAAAGTAAAGAAAGATGACTTTACTGTGTTGGAAAACTTCCCCTCAGCTTGCTTACAGTGGTTGTTGCAACAAAAATTGCATATGGGTAAATGTTTTGTGTTGATTCTCCTGTCATGTGTTTCTTTGCAAATCAAGTGTGCCTTTGGACCTATTTGTGTCTTGTGATCGGTGGATATCCCAGTACTTACCTGTTCTCTCTTCTGCCTTGATTAGTTTGTGTATTTATATCTTCTGTTGTTTTTGCGTCTTTACAAAGTCCTATCATGCTTCTCGTATCATTAAGCCCAAGCCAGAATTACTTGGGCTGCGTACTTCCTGGATTAGGCCCTCATCTGTTTTCCCTCATTGTGCTTATGGACATGCCTTGATTATTTCTGCCTGCCTGTGCCTGATCCTTCTATAGACTCTAATGATGATATATGGATTTACTCAAATAAACAGCACCCTGATGCTGCCTTCATCCACATATTATTGTTACAAGGAAATGACAAAGAAGACTTCTTTAATAAATGTAGTCACCAATTCACATGTTTAGTCCATCAGTTTACCTTCAACGGTCAAGTGCCCATTTATAGTAACTGCATTTTGACACATGCCATGTCTACCTTCTGGGTGGCACAAAGTGGAATGTCAATTTATAAAGCAGATGCTTCCCTACAAGCCATGTGCCTAGTGGTATACCAAAGTGATTCTCATCCACAATAGAGGAGTATTAACCGCGAGTGATTCTCATTCTCTGTATAGTGAGTGTTGTCCCTTAATGCCAGGCAAAATGCAGCATCAGGGCATTTCTGAATTCTGAAATTAACCACCATCTCAACCTGGGTCACCTAGTGTGACTAGTGTGACAGGTACCCTTTCAGCCGACATGGAGGCTATTCCTCGTAGGTTCCATTTGGTGGTTGAAATACAATTACATACAGTTCTGATGTAAAGTTCACAGAcaagttttccacattttatgtttcGTACTCatcttaaaatgaattaaaatccTTTTTCCCCTCCTTATCATTCAGCATGCAATTTTCCACAGagatgtttaaagtgttttgttattttatttaaaaaataaagattggAATATCCTATTTAAGTATTCAGATCGTTTCTTATGACAGTTGCAGTTGAGCTCCGGTGCATTATACTCCTATAAATAGTCCTCGAGATCTACAACTTGCTTCTACAACTTGAGTGGATCAATCTTTGCCTAAATTAATTAGTTGGACATAATTAGGAAAGGCAAACAtgtctacagtatataggaTAAGATCACACAGTAGATGGTGAATGTCAGAGTGAAAATAGatttaaatccattttaagATGAGTGTGAAACATACCGTTTTAAAAACTTTCCATCAGCACTCTAAGTTACCTTCTATTACACAAACATAACCTTGTGATCACTCAGCCATTGTCTGTACTGCTTTATTTTGTATACGCTCTCGCTAGGACCAGGAGActtgggcacgaggcggggtacaacctggacaggtgCCTATCCAttgcacactcattcacacactatgggcaaattgggaacaacaattagcctaatctgcatgtctttggactgtgggaagaaatcggagtacaattaattaaaatatttattataaaaatatttcttaaatatgTCTCAAACAACATTGGAAAACATTAATTTCATGAAATACAAAAAAGTGTATAACAATTGTTCTGGTTAACAGGGTTTTTATGCAGGAAGTTCATCTTCTTTGAAGTTAATGTTTTGCTGTACATCATGAAAacactttaattatttaagttgtaGTGATGTTGGGTTTTCCAATTGACCTTTACTCTCAACAGCAAGCAGTAATTTAAGAAGAGAACTAGGGTTGTAGGGGAATAGCCCTCTGCTGTGAAGTCGGCTGATAACAGTCCTTAACTCAGTAAGGCACAATATGACCTTCCCTGAAAGACCCTCTGTGAATAACATGCTCATTTTCTCCAGCGTATCTGCTGCTCTAGACGCAGTCAGTTCTGCTTTTCTCATGTTGATCTCTGCTTCTTGTTCCTCTGCATTCTTTCTCATCTGGAAGTTTGGCATGCTTCTTTCTTCATCCTCAGAATCCTCGGAGCACTCATAATCCACTAGACTTGGCCTTAATCCAGCAATTTTAGACTGAGGGCAATCAAAACGTTGCGATACTACTGGAATCACATGTGTCTCTGCCTCAGAGCTTTCGATACGACAACATGCATTACAGAGGTCTTGCCAATGGTCACGTAAGTGCTTCAGGTAGAGGACGCAGTACTCCAAGAAGCAGGTTTCATCCGAAATGAGGAAATCCAGCAGGACAGTGTGGTCGAAGGAGAGACTTCGGAGTAGGAGCGTAAAGTGACAGTGAGGGTTACAGCCCCACTCACATGCTGCAGGCTCTGAGGAACTTAAactagaaaaataaagaatgattattaaagaaatattaaaattcaCATAAACATCAATATACACCAGATATCCCACCTTCTCTGATGTAAATACAAGGTAATCAAAACCTTGGCTGATTCTATCAGGTCATCATCCTGATCCACAAACACTACTAAGATCCAGGAGCAGGGATGCGTGTCCACCTTCCTGTGAAGCACGTGCTGCTGGAGAAAACCCAGCAGTTCCTTCAGGTAAGGATAAACATCAAGGGCACGGTGAGCTCCTGAAACATCAGCAAGCACAAGAGCTTGAGTAACATGGTAAGAGTGCCATCTTCTGCCGGAAGTCGGAAACTGCATTTCGTCAAATGCCCAATAGGTGCCATATTTTACAGTAGgttaataaagttgtttttactttgttacACTAGCTCTAATTGAAATGTTTATTTGAAAGGAACATTCAGTAGTAGATCAGTGGCTCCACATAATCTTTAAGGGCTCCTCCTTTATTTATGGGTTAAGTGAAACAAACCAAAGAGGATGGAAGTACTGTACAACCCAAAGATCTTAAACATGCTTTCAATATTATTCATTTCAGGCACTTGAAGACAAAatcctttatatactgtagtctcCAAAAAGAAGACACTTTCTTACATTTATGactcatttttataaatgtgtccTGTAATTATTATGCTAACTTTGTAGACAATTAGCCTACAGGCTTACATTGGTTAGTGGTGGGTACAGAACAACagtatttgtattgtattgtattgtattgtattgtagtgAGTATTTAATAACTTAATCAATTATTAGCCATTAGGTTACAAGTCACTCACTCAACCAATCTACCTTTTACCCAATTACTAAGATAAGTCACTTACAGTACTTACTCCCTCAGTCACTCACTGTCACTCACTCTATCAATCTACCCTTCAACCACCCACTCAGTCAGTCTCTTACTCACCCAGTCACTCACCCAGTCACTCAGTCAGTCACTCAGTCAGTCACTCAGTCAGTCACTCAGTCAGTCACTCACCCAGtcagtcactcagtcactcacccAGTCACTCACCCAGTCACTCACCCAGTCACTCAGtcagtcactcagtcactcactcagtcactcactcagtcactcactcagtcactcactcagtcactcactcagtcactcacccAACCAATCAATAACCCTTCAAATTTgacttaaaattaaaacacaatcATAATGTAGAGGGCatgcactctctctcactcattatCTACACCACTTATTCTGCACAAGgtcgcaggaagcctggagcctatcccaggtaaCTTGGGGCATAAGGCGAGGTACAAACTGGACGAAGTGCAGGGaacacaagcaaacacacatacacgaaCACACTCTCGCACTACAGGC is part of the Clarias gariepinus isolate MV-2021 ecotype Netherlands chromosome 15, CGAR_prim_01v2, whole genome shotgun sequence genome and harbors:
- the lins1 gene encoding protein Lines homolog 1 isoform X2, coding for MNCQDRMLSHLAAKCMASFVIYDVSNNIGSNHMWKTAFTETFQSTAPSSALDTHLWALTEIIKGILKLDYVNKREILMKLLADLESSISSLYPRLLFQVNPKQTYVSRNDTVELELSVCALLDLVEVLNAARLWHGLCSFIQRLAFLQTSALLHVTLSDMKEFVKKRALLLLKRILIQKAGEEWGFGESHSKERDEEYSTDLLMMANAVLQEVEAGWLRKFHIKTRASFFGGNKVNVSDGEMTDAVMLRAVSLILIKSLEIKTRHGSTQGAHRALDVYPYLKELLGFLQQHVLHRKVDTHPCSWILVVFVDQDDDLIESAKVLITLYLHQRSLSSSEPAACEWGCNPHCHFTLLLRSLSFDHTVLLDFLISDETCFLEYCVLYLKHLRDHWQDLCNACCRIESSEAETHVIPVVSQRFDCPQSKIAGLRPSLVDYECSEDSEDEERSMPNFQMRKNAEEQEAEINMRKAELTASRAADTLEKMSMLFTEGLSGKVILCLTELRTVISRLHSRGLFPYNPSSLLKLLLAVESKGQLENPTSLQLK